The Setaria viridis chromosome 9, Setaria_viridis_v4.0, whole genome shotgun sequence sequence GCCTACCGGCGGCAGCTCCGCCTCCatcaccaccgccggcgccacgcGCGGCGGGCAGGGGTAGCGCAGGGGTAACTACCGCggttccagcagcagcagctccagcacCTGCGCGGCGCGAGAgggacaggaggaggaggccggcaaggccgccgccgccgccgtcgacggcggAGGCGCCCAGGGCGCAGAAGAAGAAGCCACTGGAGCGGGCCACGcctctgccgccggcgccggtggtgacGGAGGCGCTGGACGACCTCGAGCGGGAGGTGGCCAGGAACTTCGTCCAGGACCTGCTGCACGCACTGGCACCGCCACCGAGCAGCCTGCCGCTGCCCAGGTTCTCCCTCGTCGCGAAAGCGTCCCCTGCCACGAGCCCCAGGGTggtggcgccggccgcgccgtccTGCAACGTggaggctgccgccgccgccggcatccacggcctcctccgcctGTAGGAGAAGGCTTCGCTCTCCGCCGTGTTTGGTATTCTATAATATTTCCCTCCAATATTATTTTTTTGGTTGGGAAAATTAAATGCGTACTATAAAGGTAGAAAAATATTGGGAGAAAAGATGTGATGCTCGAGCCATGGTCGGTCGAGTTGTCCGTAGTGTGACTGTGATGGTGGCGTTGGATGGATGCTATCTCTGGCGGTGCAAAAgcgagaggaagaagacgatgTCAGCTAAGGTTTTATTAGTTTGTGTGAGACGTCGTGTGGTAGATATCTAGGGTTTTACGTGATGTCTACCGACGTAAGTACGTAACTGTGTGCGTAGTTCTGCTTTCTTGATTGGGTGATGGGTTTTTGAATTACCTTGTATCAAGAGATTACTACATATATATGGTGTATGCAAGCGTGACTTTACTTATATACAAAAAATGTGTTCTTGATAAAGTATTGAAGTGTTGAAATATTGTTTCCTGATCTAATAATCCACCCGTATTAAATGTGTCATGAAAGCAGCAATAATTCCTAAGCATTGTTGTGGGTGGAGAAAATTAATGGTCTTGATGCTCGTTTATTTTGCAATCTCCTCCAAACAAGTACTCCTGTTTTCTTCATTCTTCCTAATGCTTTAATTGTATTGAACACTTGGAAATAGAACACAACAAACGCATGGATGTGTGATGATTGATGAACATTACTCATTAGCCATTAAAATTACTGATCTGTATAGTGTGCTCGGCTGACCAAGTGACCATGGCGAACGTATCCGTGACCGCGCGAGGTTTGTGTTAGGCACTTAGGCTGATGAACCCTTTACAATGAATAGTTTTGCATGCACGGCCTATAGCAAGGGATTAAAGTTAACCTGAACCAGAATTAGCTCTTCATGGGAAAAAGAGTGGTCCTTGAACCTCATTCTGTATTTTTACGAGTCATGCTTTTTGTCAGCAACTTATATGCTTAGCTTCGTTTCGCATACAAAACAGTCCAAAAAAAGTTCCCAAATAAATACAACAGAGTAGATCGATATCACAATATATATCTAGATTTTTAAATTTAAGCTACATTTCTAAATAAAAAAGGACCTACCAGCTACCACAGAAACTGAACCTTACAATTAAAGAAAATTATATCATTATGCATTATAGACAAAACAATATAATGCCCGCTTGACGCCTTAAAGCAGAAATTGCCTTTAGCACGTAAATTTCATAGGAAAATGTCAAGTTAAAGTAAAATTTAGGAATTTCAAAATAAAACGACCCTATGTATAACAGACTTGGTTTTTTTTGGGAAATAATGTATAACAGACATTACCTTcattaataaaataaataatccTTGTTATTGAAATAGGAAAAAACCCATCATAATACATTTTTACGCTAGATATAGTGCAGGGATTAGTAGCTAAGCCGGCAGTGCGTTTGGTAACCATTTGGTATTTGTTTGATGTAACTGGTGCGCATGAAAGATCGTATTTGACTATTTGGAACTTGTCTCCTGAGTACTGAGACCCTTTTCATTCTTACTACTGGATGATTCTCCGTGGCGTGAACCTGTAATGACCGGTTGCCCCTCCCCGCGCGAATTACCGGAGTGTGTTCACGGGGTCACGGTCCTCGAGTTCGTTCTGGGCGGTGCGCCGGTGCGACCCGCGGCCAACGTACGCCGGGCTGCTCGTGCGGCCACGTCCACACGTCGGCGACCgcgtcgacgtcgtcgtccCCTCCAACTCGAGACGTGCGCGGCCGCTGCGATCGCTGAAGAGCAGGTCCAGAGTCCAAACTCGAAATTGAACGCGAGGAGCACGGCACGCACCGCCGGTAAACACTAGGCCAACGTCTTGGGTTGCAGCGCGCTccacgcgcggcggcgccgcgccgcccccgcgccgcgctgAAAGCGGTCGTTCGGCCTGGGGGTGCCCTGTCTGTGTGCGTGTGATATGACATCGCTGCCTGCCCGGTCCGGTCCAACTTGCGTGACGGGGTCGCCACTTGCCACCGACCAGAATGGTGTGAGTGTGGCCGTGTCCCTGTGAGAGGTCGGTCTAATCATTTAGGACTTGACTTCAAGAGTCAAGGCTCGCCCTCATGGGCAGAAGGGCTTCACACGGCTTGGGGCTCTGAGCTTAGCCTGGCTGCGAGTTTGCTTCTTAACATCACTCAATAAGTTTAAACTTGGCAGGTAAGACTAGATCAAGTGACCCAAAAAGGAAAGAATTCTTCTATTGCTTTAGTATATGAGATTGGCACATTGTATTGTCCTCGTAACAGTTACATTTCTTCTGAATGAATACAGATGGAAGAGGggtaaagaaggaaaaaggagagaaGGAATCGCCTTGTGATCAGATAATGACAGGACAGTTAAAACAAAACAAGAGCTCGCCTTGGCAGCATTCAAATGCTGCAAGCAAGGCATTAAGCGGCTCAAGATGCCGATAGGAACTCAATTCCTAGGCACCATATGCTTACCACATTTTGAAGGTATAACGGAATATGAGCTCCCCAGGCTGTATCATACGTTCATATCTTCTCGGCTTGTTCTACCGCTGCTCACGTCCGGAAGAGACGAGGAGGAGAATCGGTGATATCTGTAGTTATCCAAGGACGTCACAGGCTGCTGCGGATTCAGAGTCGGTGGCGGAGTGAGGTTCCTCTGAGCTGGTAGTGGGACTACTCCATTGTACATAAAGCCCTCACCACTAaggctgaaaaaaaaatatagataaGTACAGCAACTCTACATTTTTGCAATCTACGCCACAATAATGTTCCAGAAGAATCAAGTACTTCCCATTTCTTCATCATTTATTCGATTCATTTGAGTTTTATTTTTTAGGGTGGTCTCTTTCATGTTAGGCATGCTGACCTTTTCCTTTGGAAGCTATCCGTGCCACCTCCAAGAGTCTCTACAGGAAGGATGGTATCTTCTCTTGGAGTAAGAGACCAGGGACTTGGGGCAGGAGGCTCATTTGAAAAGTATCTTCTCCTGATCAACTGAAAGGTGCGGTTCAACATCACTAAAGGTGAAATTCATGGAGCAGAGAAAAGAAATCAATGAAACTCGTCTAAACAAACCATGCGGAAAAACTTGATCAGAGCTTCTTTGTCGTATCTTGCTTGTTTGGCAGCCTGGAATCAATAAATACATAGTACTGCATCATGTTAGATAAGCACAAACAGAGTGCAAGTAACGTGAGATGGGAGTAGGACAATATGAGATCTAACCGACAGGAGACCGGAGTTCCCAGGAAAGCTCTCTGTGAGAGGGAGTTCTTCACTACATCGAAGAAGGCCCTGCTTCTCAGCCCATTGGCGAGCAAGATCAACAAGATTTCCGCTGCTTGCTCTTGTACCATCCCTTGGCACGATATCCACTTTATTAGCGATTACCAGATAAGGCACTGGAAGTCCTCCCGGTCCACCAGATCCGAGTGGAGCTAAGAAGGTGCCCGTTTCAGCAACTTCAACAGCCCATTCACTCAAGTTTGTCTTGGACTTCCTCTGAGAGAGGTCATAAACAAATATGACCCCTGATGGACAAATTCAGAAACAGTGAATTCAAATCCTCACAGTATTGATTGATACGAAGCACAGTAACTAAAGAGAGCAGAGGTTTCTCTGAATAAGAGGTTCTGATAGCTGGCAGATTGAAGTGGGAAGAAATCTAGAACCAAAGTAGAAATAAAGCAAAGCACTGACAGAAATGATATAGAAATGCCAAAGGGTTAAGATCAAGAACTGCTAAAAGTATCCTATGCAGATTGAAGCATTAGCActagaaaatatataaatatccCTACTGTCAGCAATTTTCTAGAGTCATACGTTAATTGGATCTATCAAATGCTCAATTGCACATATAGGAAAGGACTGCCAAAATCAAGCCTTGATGCTGACAAAGATGCAGGACAGAGACAGTAATATGTTTGGCAATAAGAGGAGATAGGCATGTACCGTTGATTTGTGTATAGAAAATCGACCGACATGCTTTGTACCGGTCATGTCCTGAGACATCCCAAAGCTCAACAAAGAAGTTTCTTTCAGCATCACTGACATTATTGGATGAACCGCCTGCACTTCCATAAGTAATATGCTGAAATGGCAAAGAGTGCAAAATGTAAGTAGGCACAAATTGCAAAACCTACATGTCAGGAAAGCACAGAAAACATACTTACTTTAACGCCCACTGCGCACCCTACTGTTTGTGCTGGTCGAGCAACAGCAGAACCATTTAAAATCAGATGCACCAGTGAAGATTTCCCAACACCTGAGAAGGGGAGAATTAAGGACAGCATACAACATTACAACTGAAGCTCTATAGGCAGCAGCGTAAATTTAAAAAACATGTAATTGTATTGTGGAGGTTCAGTTGCCAATTCTTAGGAGCACAATACCATCATGTATCCTTCATATAAAAATAGTATACATGCACAATTAAAAAACTCACAAAATTGCCAATGAAGCTCTCAAGTTTGAACTGGTACCAGGCTGGGTCGTTATCAATACATGCTGCAGTAACTGTGTTGTTGTTTTCATATAATAGAATGGTTTTTTTCATCGACTCAGTGTTTACCAGAAACCTGTTTTTTTCCCCTACTAATTATTGTACTTGCTGGGTCTAGGATTTGGACCTCTTACATACCAAGTCAGGCTACTACCAGTCTACCACCTAACTAGCTGTTACTTGGAGTTTCTTAGTTCTTCTAAATGAAACGTGTACTCTGAACGTTCTCAAGACAAAGGAAATTTAACAAAGCTCAGTTTGCTCTATGTTATTTCAAACTTTTTAGTTCATAAGATGATGGGGAGCAGGATAGGCAACTCAATCTTCAGAGAGATGTTACAGCTATTTAAAAGGTGCAAGAAGCTTATGAGAAATTAAAGGAGTCGATGTTACAGGTATTCGCACAAAAGGTTCACAAGGATCAATCTTCCAGGCACAAACTAGCTCCAAGAAGGTTTCAATCTCAGAATAATTTCAACATCACACCACGACTGAAGGTGCACGCCACATGAATAATTGAATCACTGAAAACCTGGAATAAATTTCCAACACTGGAAGCTGGTCGGTTGGCACTACTGCTTTCAAGTATGGTGAGGATACTTAAATCTCTTTAGGTTAGGTGATGAACCAGCCAGGGATTCCCAAGTTCCAACTCTATGAATCCAGTGATTTTGTATGATGATGATTCCATTCTACAGTTCAGAAAATCCCAATCCCCACAAAGCAAACAAATGAATCCACCTTACTAAGGTTTTGATTTACCGATCCCATGCTCTTCTACTGATAGTACTGCACCTATATCCCGTCCAATTCCCTATGCCAAAGCTAGCAAAAAGGTTAACAGAATCGCCACACCTCCAAGCAGAACTCTACCATTCTGAAACTGTTGGATAAAGGTTTAGGTATATGACATTCTGAATTTTCTCACAACTCACTCAAATGGGAGCTTTTTGCCTATTTGCCAGTTCAAATGTTTGGCTTCGCCGATTTGCCAATAATAACACTGCAACCTTGTTTTTGTTGCCATTTTGCTGTTTCTAATCCATTTTAATTTTCTCTCCTATACATACCCACGCGAAATGACAATCTTACCCCTTATCTCTTGTTACAAAGGATTCCTCCTTGGATGGCTGGTTCATCCAGCTTGCTCATTCCAGGAAGACGGCGGCACTTGGAGGTTCGACGGTGGCGAGCTCGGTGGGCGGGTCTGCTGCTCCAGCCGAGGTATGTTGTTCCAGTGGCGTTCCTTCCCATAATCTTTATAGTCTGAGTTCTCAATTTCTCCTCTTTCTCGTTGACCTGAAACCCTAGGTTTCCGATG is a genomic window containing:
- the LOC117835108 gene encoding uncharacterized protein, with the translated sequence MENVLLDRSSGSFEFPKRSLGRSRRGLAARPAAPGGAYSSFPTYQPPYSGAWTSAPALPYARPPIYSSPSLPLLPSNQPPLLPLPPTATKYATFPCLPAAAPPPSPPPAPRAAGRGSAGVTTAVPAAAAPAPARRERDRRRRPARPPPPPSTAEAPRAQKKKPLERATPLPPAPVVTEALDDLEREVARNFVQDLLHALAPPPSSLPLPRFSLVAKASPATSPRVVAPAAPSCNVEAAAAAGIHGLLRL
- the LOC117837460 gene encoding small GTPase LIP1, whose translation is MFWKDSSSRSSSASGRDQNGVGPFGQVRVLVVGDSGVGKSSLVHLILNGSAVARPAQTVGCAVGVKHITYGSAGGSSNNVSDAERNFFVELWDVSGHDRYKACRSIFYTQINGVIFVYDLSQRKSKTNLSEWAVEVAETGTFLAPLGSGGPGGLPVPYLVIANKVDIVPRDGTRASSGNLVDLARQWAEKQGLLRCSEELPLTESFPGNSGLLSAAKQARYDKEALIKFFRMLIRRRYFSNEPPAPSPWSLTPREDTILPVETLGGGTDSFQRKSLSGEGFMYNGVVPLPAQRNLTPPPTLNPQQPVTSLDNYRYHRFSSSSLPDVSSGRTSREDMNV